The nucleotide window CAGTCAAGAATCTTTGCAGAAAGTTGAATCTCCGATTGGTATGAAAATTAAACTTTCTAAATTTGGTGATCCATCTATCATACCTACAGAAAAACAGGAACAACCGGAAGAAAGCAAAGCTTCCCTTCCAGAAACACCTAAGAGAACAGAATCTCCTATTggaatgaaaatcaaattgtCCAGAACTGGTGATGCTTCTATTATACAGTCAGAGATAACTACAGAAGATGTTAATAAACCATCGCGTGCTTCCGATACAGAACACTCTAAAGTGGCTGACGCTGCTTTAGGAATGAAGATTAAACTGTTAAAAACAGGCGATGCTTCCATAGTAGATccagagaaaaaggaaaggcAGCAAAGACGTCGAGACACCGAATCACCCttagaaatgaaaatcaaattatcCAAAACTGGACATCCTACAATTGTTGCTTGCGACAATCATGGAGAGACTACCTATCGGGCAAAAGAAGCTGTAGATCAGCATGGTTTTGTTCAAAGGTATAAAGAACAAACGCAAACTCACAAAGAGACTACATTGAAGTTTCTTAAAACTGGACACTCATCAATCCTGCAAAGTAACCGGTCTGAATTAACAATTGAACCAGTTCAAATGCAAGGGAAAAAGCCGGACAGTATAATAGAAATATCGCCTAAACGTAAGGATATCACTGTAGCACCAATAGAGTCCAAGAAGTCAAAAATAGAAACTCAATTGACTCAAATCTTACCTGAGGTTACCATTCAGCCAGTTACATCTAGAAATCAGAAGCAGTTCATGTTTGATCCAAAATCTAGCTCGATTAGTCTTCAACAGATGAATGTAATAAGTCAGGAGATTAGTATTACACAGGTCAGACCGTCGAAACCACAAGACACGTCAATGAGTGATAAGcttaaagatattttaattaaaaattccaccAGTTCTCCTATGAATTCTGACTGTGAGATTATCGAACATCGGCCGGAACTGATTATagtgaatgaaaattcaaattctagCCAAGATGTTATGATCATAGAAGAAGTTTCACCTACGAGGCTTCCAGAGGTGAAGGTTCCTAAAAAGAGGGGCAGACCTAGGAGAAATCCATTAGTCCAACCAACTGTCCATCCTCCTCCACATATGTTGATGTCTAGGGATCCATTATCTTTAGATGAAACGCAACAAATGCAACACTTGCAAGCTCCACAAATGGAATCTAGAGAGAATGAGAGGCCTAAGAGAACGTGTAGAAGTCAAAAGAGTTATGCACCCCCTAAGAGAGGCAGAGGACGAGGTTTGTATACTTTATAGGATTTAAGTTTGAATGAATTGTAATGATTTCATCCACCTTTTTCTCCTATAGgtcgaggaaaaagaaaattggaTGGTGCAGATGTACAGATAGGAAAGAAGCCTAGAATAGAACAAGACTTAACTGCAATAGAAGCGTCAACTACTGCTGTAATAACAATTGACTGTCCTTCTGTACCAGAGGAAGCCTCCGGGAAATCACCAGAATTGTACAAAGTTCTCAAACAACCGGCGGTAGATGCTAAACTCAATTCTGCAGTCAAAATTGAGAAAAAAGGTGCAGGACAAAAGAATGATGCGTCTATGAATGTAAATGTATCGCATAGTATACTTCCAGACTCTACAAATGTGCAAGTAGAAACGAAGGTGATATCAGAAGTACATTTGGATTCTACGAATATTATGCCTAAACCGGTGACGAGCGAGTCTAAAGATAATATTAAAGATAAGAAGTTGGCAGAGGTAGCTCCTGAAAGAATGCAGAAAACCGTATTGAAACAGACTTCTGACGAAAAATCAGATAAGACAGCGGAGAATACGAAGCCTGAAAATAAAGATATGCTAGTACCTCCAGGACATCAGAACTGGTTGACACCGTCATCGAAACGACCACCAGAAGCGACTGGAAAACATGAAAATGTATCCACTGTACAGGTGATAGACGAAGAAACGAGAATGAGCGCGGAATCTGGCTCCAGATCTCAAACTCCAGCCAGAAATATTTCTGCACCAGGTACTCAATTAACCGATCTCTTTATCATTTGGAAATGCTTTATCTTATTCCTGTGTGTATCTTGTAGTTTATTGATACCTGTTGAATCACACTTCTGTTTACATGCCATATATTGTGTTTCACTGTATTCAATACGTGTACTGTTTGCATTAAATTTAGAACATGGAAGGGTGTAATGATATACATCAGTGCTTATATTTACATGCTATTATATGTTACTTACTATACGTGCTGTTAGTGGAATactttttgttgtatttttgaAACTACTATCTTAAGAAAGTGTACAAATTATCTTTGTAGTAGCAACAAGGAAGTATAAGCCATAGTCATCATATGACTAAACTAAATCAAAAGACAAATGTATTGGTAGACCTCCAAGCAAGGTATCTATAAATAGATCTTTTCTTGTGTCCTAACATCTCTCAAGTACCTAAATGTGAAATAGTTGTATTTAAATCAAAGACAAAATGTGCTGCTACTTCAAACCATGATTGATGTTGGTGTATACAGAATTTCTAAGCCACAATGgttagcaaaatagtttttcagaatgtgtatattttttacatatttcccCTTTATAAGCAAAGGAATAttgatatttgttattaatcgtAACATTGAGCCAATTGACATTATTTTCTGACATGTTGATTGTTGTACTTGGAcataattgatttaaattatatgcattattttaaaataatttatagattttaattgaaattgtaaaatatacattataacaTCTTAATTGGTTATGTTTTCATAATCATCACACTACGTTCTGATGATGCATGTTGTAGCTTCTGAAACAATGGTAAACGAAGAGTCCCAGGGAAGTGTACTTAGTACAGCAACTACTGAGTCAGAAAAGGTGAAGGTGAAGAATCGAAGgatggaaattaattttgatcCAGACGAAGGACCATTTACTGTCGACAAAATAGCTGAGTATGAATGGCCACTTGACCGTAAGGGAGAAACTTTCATGATACAAGAACAAATATCTCAATACCTTGGTGTAAAGTCTTTCAAGAGGAAATATCCAGATTTGAAGCGTAGGGTGGTAGATAtggaagaaagaaattatttgagaGAAAATGGTTTGGTTAGCGAAGGAATGTGTGATATGGGTAAGAATGATTGTACTTCTTCTATAACCATGTATAATTACTATGAATATTATACAAAcctttttaaatgttatttcagGTTTAACTGCTATTTGTAGTTCAGAAGTATTAGATGTAATGTGCAGTGACTTCCCTGATCAGTATGAAGAATATAGAAAACATATGCGCGAGAAACAAGTGAAGGAACATTCcaagaaacaaaaagaattatCTGCGGCTGCGAATGCAGAAAAGAACAGAATTGATTTAGCAGAAATGGCAGTTCAGTCTGCCTTATCATGGAACATAAGTTTAAACAAAGCTCGCAGAGAAAACAGAAAATGTAGCTTAGATTTACAAACCTTCACGATACACGTGCCAAAGAAACAGCAGAAGGTCGAGACAGAACGTAAAATTGGTCATTACCCTGTTGCATTGATACCAGGTCAATATACAGATTATTATCGTGAATACACGCCAGCTGAATTACGATATTATCCATTGAATACTGTTCTATATGGTCCAATGAGACCAAACGAACGTAAATTTGATAGTCAATCAGAAGGATCTCAAAGTGACAGTGATAGCGATTCATCTTCAGACGACTCGAGGttcgtttcataattttaaattatttagattttaatgcttcttgtaaaaaaaaattgttgtctatttttttatatagttcatctTCTAGCGAGGGGACACAAGACACTGAAGGTTCTCAGTCCACAATGGACGATGTCGACATGGAGATAGTGAATCAAAAAGAAGAAGTAAAgctaaaatgtaaaatgtgttTAAAAGCTTTAAATAAGCACAGTAAGAATGAAGTATTAGTACAGTGTGGCACGTGCAGCGGACACGGTAATAGTTTAAAGATAATCTTATCAgtatgttttcatttttcaatgatttttagtAACAGTTTTAATCTTCTTATTGCAGTTCATCCATCATGCATAGATTTAACGTTAGACATGGTTCCTCACATTCAATCATATGCATGGCAATGCACAGACTGCAAAACTTGTGCACAATGCCATGATCCAGCGGACGAGGATAAAATGCTCTTCTGTGACATGTGTGATAGAGGGtatgttcttttatttattaaaaaaacatttaaaaaatgtttatgattaattcatattttattctctCCAGATATCATATCTATTGCGTTGGTCTTCGGCGAGTACCACAAGGAAGGTGGCACTGTCAAGAATGTGCAGTTTGCGCGAACTGTGGTTCCAGAGAACCCGGTGGTGCGAATTCTGATAGAAATAGTGTTGCACAATGGCAGCACGAATATAAAAAGGGTGACAAAAATACTCGTGTCTATGTTTCAACGCTATGCGTTCCCTGTTCAAAGTAAGTAAACATTGAGTTTGCTTTGTCTGGTGAAATGTAAGAGTGAGAATTTAATCTGAGAACACATACtaaattgcaaattttcaaattgtcaTGGGGCTTTATTTTCGCTTCACAATATCCCTGATCCCAAATTCTGAACTCCTCTTCCGAAATTTGTTTAACTAATGTGCAAcgttataatatttgaattcctGGATTTTGAGAATCACTGGTCATATAAATGGATGATAATCAATGTGATGATTATCCATATTCATTcgtatttgaattattaatgtaCACGTGTGTAACCAGTCCAGAATTCGAAATGCCATAATGATTATCTCATGCTAAAGTCTGGTATTACAGCGAATCCTTATCCATGTTCACTAACACCATAATCTTTATGCAATAACAAGGCTATGGCGAAAGGGTCGCTATTGCCCGCACTGCAGTCGCTGTCATACTGCCCCAAGACTCGACCTGGAAGCGAATCTAGTGCATTGCAGCGCATGTGACAAATATCTGCACTTAGGTACTGCCATAAATTCCATACAATTCTGCTAGTTACTTTTCATTGCATGTCATCGCATTTGCATGGTTCATTATATATGTTTTGTTACAAGGAACAggtaggaaaaatgaaaatgggATATCGTGTCCAATAGTCGTATAGATTAACGtggataaataaaatgaatattactgatattcaacattttcttacAGGGTGCGTGGAGACCAAGGGAGTTCCGTTAGACAGGAAAAATTATCTGTGTGATTTCTGTGCGCCAAATCGTCAACAAATGGTGAAACCATTAGTATCAAAAACATTGAGGATGTAAAGTGCTAAGAAATGAACAGTTTTCGTTTAAATTCGGAATtacgaaatgtataaaatgtgaACATGTGTGTAGAGAAATTTGGTAATATTCAAACAGTTTAGTTATGTGGAATATCTCTTATGAATACCTGCGTGGAAGAAACATGGCTGTACATAATTGTATCATGAAAaacagtttgaaaaattgaCGTTTTGTTACACGATGACTATTGTTAGCTACGtaaaagatttaaaatataagaaatctcATTTTGAactttattataatacttagtaagattttttgtaaatttctatcatttttacatttttttaaaacctatacattaaagttttaattatcCTGAGATACAttgatttaaaatagaatacagtcaacattttttccattattaaaaatatattgtgtcCATGATAAAGTTTCTGTCGATCTCTGTTACTTTAGAATGAACAGAATTGTAGAtagtgataaaaaataattattggaaagactgctttacagaattatataaattttatattaacttttagTTTTCTTTATAAGTGTACATATATAATGTGCTGTTccttaaacatttatatttattacttgattaagtaaataatttgtatgaatcgcttttattttcagaaatattaacaGTCCCACGGTTTATATGTTTAAATTTCGTTATTGAACGAGAAGTTAAAAATTAACGAGCATGTACATTTAAGGCGGCAGGGTAACTGAGTAACGTACAAAACAAAGttacaatttcttaaaaatatatatcactttctttatttttcttttgcaatatAATCCTCGGAATAGTGTTTTGTTGCGAGAGTTGAATGTTtgcaaatatcttttttttttttacatatttatagtaACGCAGTTTTCACGTCATAATCAGTATGCTCCATTATTTCTCGTATCGTTAAAAATTCATATCATTCATTAATATCCACACCAATAACCAATTGTCTTGTTTTGaactaattacattttataatacattgCAAGGATCTTTTACATTATTTAGCAATATATGtacagaaagaaaagaatgacAGTATTTGAAATTGCTTAAACAATGACCAAGTTGTAAAATACGAGCTTTGGCATATCGTTGCATAAATGTTATACggtcaaaaatattctaatacattgtcgtcgtttttttttttgtacaaGACGTCTCTCTAAAGCATAGATCAGTTATATGCAATATAACTACCGAGGACTTATACAATACTTTTGCGAAGTagatattcattttcttttttaaaacatttttgtaaagCTACATGTCTGCCATTACGATACAAAGTTTGAATAACAGCGGAATAACGTCGGCAGCATTCGTAAAGTGAAAGAGGGCAATTGCTGTGGAGCTCGCATTCCGAATGTCCGCTTGTCATTTCACCTTTTTATTTAAGATTAAAAAGGGCGTAAACTAGATTGTTTCCTTCatatcgaataataaaatttgcaaCTTCCCCTAGTACGTCTGGTACGTAGCAACACCTTCGTTTCGCTTCGAAATTCATCGTAACTTTGAGCTCTACTATAAAAATGGCTGTGCACGCTTTCAAATTCTTTCACAAAATCACACACATAACACTCCGCGCGTATCGTGAAttatgagaaaaataaaaaatagctTGAGCAAAAAATGAGGCGTAGCATATACAAGTACATGTTATGAAACGACTTACGTGCTTTGCATTACGTAGAACACTTACACTAACGGGACAGAAAACGATTTAAAATCCACGTCGATGTCCCGTTGACTAGCCGAATATAAATACACTATGGACAAGTGTCAAGTGAATATTTTCGAGCAAACCCAATAAGCTCGACCAGTAGAAAAcgtgaaaataatgtttacattcGAGCACCGATATTGTTAAATTATCATTTAGAATATTACGAGTatgtataaagttttacaaCCGTGGTCAACTTTCATATAGCCGTTAAatgatttttgtatttgtatttgtatttgtatttgtgtttgtatttgtatttgtatttgtatttgtattcgtATTCGTATTCGTATTCGTATTCGTATTTGTATTAAGATCGATTTGTCCTAGCTTTCGTACCCAgtgattcaaataatttaaaaaggcAAATGAAATCCTTTTTATAATCCCTCTACGACAcagtatttttttcattttataaataattgacaaaCGTAAACATCGATGTTAACTGTTTACTCGTGTCTGATACCACATATGGATAAAAAGGTACTGAAATTATGTAAGTGCGTTGCCGGTACAATAGTAGTAACTAAATTTCGTGTAGAAAATTTCGAGAGTACGTCTTGGACGAAATTCGGTCCGGGTGAACTACCGACCTTGTAGAAGATTCTTAGATTACAAGCTGGATTCTGAGTTTGCGAGCCTTTTGTAAGTTTGCATAATACATATTCGAATGCCTCTGTCAGTTCATCAACGGTCAGTTCTGTAGAAGGTAAATTTGTTTCCGTGGCTAAATTTCCAGTCGAATTGGACGAACCTGTGTTCAAGATAATACGTCTCTTTTATATTCGTGCATATAGAAGAAAGAAggtaaaatcatatttatatttatactgaaATATATACCAGTAGACATGTAACACACGATTgctgaaacattattttcatagtTCCATCTACGCCTTATTGCTACTTTGAAATTACCTACGCATTTTCCAGTCTCTTCGTCTGCAAGTAAagattattatcattgaaatTTCCTGTAGATGCTACACTACTTTtcttaaactttgtattgtttcTTTCTATGAATACTTACATTCAAATCTATTATTATCTCTATGAGCCCACACACACCACTCGACCTGAGCACCGCGCGGAAGGTTTGGTACAACAATATAATCCACGATGGCATTGTTTGTTCGTTTCTCCCATTCCTTTCGTGCATCTGGTATATAACTAGTGTGAGTCAAAAAACAGATACCTTGTACAATATCCCTGAGTTGCGTATTCGAATCCATAGCTTTAACAATACGATTTATATGCCTTAACGTCAGACGACACTGCCTTTTAATGTTTAAGTCCAGTATAGTCATACTACCAGGCACCAAGGGTATTTGTCCAGCAACTGAGATAATATCGCCCACCTgttaaataattacatgtttCGTTATAATAGTTGGCGTGTTATTGAAACTATGCCATATACTTATTACTGATCAATGATTTAAGTACAAGTCAAAAGTGTGCATAAATTGTTAGTAAACGTTATTTGTAAGTACATTCAActtatattacttattaatctCTTAATGTCTTATTGtcattttataaagaatactTGATTTTGTTTACCTCACTGttatgtttctttttgtaaaccagatgtgtgtgcgtgcgcgtacgaaagcgcgcacacacacacacattctgTCTACATATACACACAGAGAGACGCGCACGcaaattcgttttttttttaacggTAGTACACTCACACGAACAGCTTGAGAGTAAGGACCAATGTTTGCTGGTGCCCAGTGACTTATGCTCTGAACATGCATTGTGTGTCGTTTATAAACTGTCTTATCACCACAGTCTTGAGTTTCTTTATAGGCTATAGCGTCAAGTACAACGTGTACATTTAACGGACATTCCACGCATACACGGACCGGTGGATTTATTTTACTCAGCCACGAgatgtaaatttcatttatagatAGATAATTTGACATGTCTTTTATATACAATGTTACGGCAACAATGTCTGATATTTGAAGATTCTCCTTCTTGACTAGACCTAGACAGTCAATATCGTGTCTTATTAACATACACGGAGTACGATGTACGTTGAAATTTATGTGGAAAAAAAAAAGTTAACTAAAAAGTGACTTAAAAGACTCAAAGTTTACCTACTGCTTAATTTCTCCAATGCCTCTCTCATTGCGGATTTCGGATCCGGATGTTTCCCAGCAATACCGCCAAACCAGAACCAGCCGGTTTGA belongs to Nomia melanderi isolate GNS246 chromosome 12, iyNomMela1, whole genome shotgun sequence and includes:
- the LOC116428379 gene encoding uncharacterized protein LOC116428379 isoform X1, whose translation is MRVVALVSGGKDSCFNMMQCIAAGHDLVALANLYPVGKDELDSFMFQTVGYQGVEYIAEAIGLPMYREPTFGRSKMQEKYYYPTENDEVEDLFRLLSKVKEKENIEAVSSGAILSDYQRIRVENVCSRLGLVSLSYLWRREQDELLKEMIESSVNAVIIKVAALGLEPRHLGKPISEMQSHLAKIKEKYGVNVCGEGGEYETFTLDCPLFSKSIVIEEYESVVHPNDNIAPVGYLNFKKIHVQDKNDGIERLTLQERLKNVPIKVPSDYIAEIIGPELHDGCNLSEDENDDHDCTDSSLKTSNSGQFNPPSPMEILYEEEDYPDIPVVNKNQTGWFWFGGIAGKHPDPKSAMREALEKLSSLVKKENLQISDIVAVTLYIKDMSNYLSINEIYISWLSKINPPVRVCVECPLNVHVVLDAIAYKETQDCGDKTVYKRHTMHVQSISHWAPANIGPYSQAVRVGDIISVAGQIPLVPGSMTILDLNIKRQCRLTLRHINRIVKAMDSNTQLRDIVQGICFLTHTSYIPDARKEWEKRTNNAIVDYIVVPNLPRGAQVEWCVWAHRDNNRFEYEETGKCVGNFKVAIRRRWNYENNVSAIVCYMSTGSSNSTGNLATETNLPSTELTVDELTEAFEYVLCKLTKGSQTQNPACNLRIFYKVGSSPGPNFVQDVLSKFSTRNLVTTIVPATHLHNFSTFLSICGIRHE
- the LOC116428379 gene encoding uncharacterized protein LOC116428379 isoform X2, whose translation is MRVVALVSGGKDSCFNMMQCIAAGHDLVALANLYPVGKDELDSFMFQTVGYQGVEYIAEAIGLPMYREPTFGRSKMQEKYYYPTENDEVEDLFRLLSKVKEKENIEAVSSGAILSDYQRIRVENVCSRLGLVSLSYLWRREQDELLKEMIESSVNAVIIKVAALGLEPRHLGKPISEMQSHLAKIKEKYGVNVCGEGGEYETFTLDCPLFSKSIVIEEYESVVHPNDNIAPVGYLNFKKIHVQDKNDGIERLTLQERLKNVPIKVPSDYIAEIIGPELHDGCNLSEDENDDHDCTDSSLKTSNSGQFNPPSPMEILYEEEDYPDIPVVNKNQTGWFWFGGIAGKHPDPKSAMREALEKLSSLVKKENLQISDIVAVTLYIKDMSNYLSINEIYISWLSKINPPVRVCVECPLNVHVVLDAIAYKETQDCGDKTVYKRHTMHVQSISHWAPANIGPYSQAVRVGDIISVAGQIPLVPGSMTILDLNIKRQCRLTLRHINRIVKAMDSNTQLRDIVQGICFLTHTSYIPDARKEWEKRTNNAIVDYIVVPNLPRGAQVEWCVWAHRDNNRFEYEETGKCVGSSNSTGNLATETNLPSTELTVDELTEAFEYVLCKLTKGSQTQNPACNLRIFYKVGSSPGPNFVQDVLSKFSTRNLVTTIVPATHLHNFSTFLSICGIRHE